The following coding sequences are from one Clostridia bacterium window:
- a CDS encoding coenzyme F420-0:L-glutamate ligase, with translation MSELKPNEGKKAIVLVDGAYYLRLPIRTHVITDQDKIEDVAVKYAKEHVRKGDIFFVSEKAVACTQRRAIPLEEIKPRKLARFLTKFVYKSPFGIGLGMPETMEMALRECGVPRILFAAGVSAIGKLFRQRGWFYKIAGYKAESIDGPTPNTLPPYNRYVVLGPAEPDEVAKSLSNALGIRACVVDINDLAGRILGASHTSMDRDRLVKILKDNPLGQSAQQTPMGLIREIDAEDVETIEAAVSTARKAFEAAESVMPTATSAAKEAMDDAAREAAPNVEKIGEDAKEAPKSSTETVKEAVEAQKMAEVIVDEAMATKNIPTATEAVKEAIEEAARTDE, from the coding sequence ATGAGCGAACTTAAGCCTAATGAAGGCAAAAAAGCCATAGTTTTAGTCGATGGAGCGTATTATCTCCGCCTGCCTATAAGAACTCACGTAATAACCGATCAGGACAAGATCGAGGACGTAGCCGTAAAATATGCGAAGGAGCACGTTCGCAAGGGCGATATATTCTTCGTATCCGAAAAGGCCGTGGCCTGCACTCAGCGCAGAGCCATACCCTTAGAGGAGATAAAGCCCAGAAAGCTTGCGCGTTTTTTAACGAAATTTGTCTACAAGTCGCCCTTCGGCATAGGTTTGGGCATGCCCGAAACTATGGAGATGGCCTTAAGAGAATGCGGGGTGCCGCGCATTCTGTTTGCAGCGGGCGTAAGCGCAATAGGCAAGCTGTTTCGTCAGCGCGGCTGGTTTTACAAGATAGCTGGCTATAAGGCGGAGTCGATAGACGGCCCTACGCCCAATACGCTTCCTCCGTATAACAGGTATGTCGTACTCGGTCCGGCCGAGCCGGACGAAGTGGCAAAGAGCCTGTCGAACGCGCTGGGCATACGCGCCTGCGTCGTTGATATAAACGACCTTGCGGGACGAATTTTGGGCGCGTCGCATACGAGCATGGACCGCGACAGACTTGTAAAGATACTTAAAGACAATCCGCTCGGACAGAGCGCACAGCAAACCCCGATGGGTCTTATACGAGAGATAGACGCGGAAGACGTTGAGACGATAGAGGCAGCCGTAAGTACGGCAAGAAAGGCGTTTGAGGCGGCAGAATCCGTTATGCCGACTGCGACAAGCGCTGCAAAGGAAGCAATGGATGACGCCGCGCGCGAAGCAGCTCCGAATGTGGAAAAGATCGGCGAAGACGCAAAGGAAGCGCCGAAAAGCTCGACAGAAACGGTGAAGGAGGCTGTGGAAGCTCAAAAAATGGCCGAGGTCATTGTAGATGAGGCAATGGCGACAAAGAATATACCCACGGCGACCGAGGCCGTAAAAGAGGCCATTGAGGAAGCCGCAAGAACAGATGAATAA
- a CDS encoding histidine triad nucleotide-binding protein: MDDCLFCKIIAGEIPSKKIYEDEKCYAFYDISPQAPVHFLVIPKTHIKDANALNAENADVVAHAYVKIAEIAKTLGIAEDGYRIVNNCGKNGQQSVAHLHFHVLGGRMMKWPPG, encoded by the coding sequence ATGGACGACTGCTTATTCTGCAAAATAATCGCGGGAGAGATACCTTCAAAGAAGATCTACGAGGACGAAAAGTGTTATGCGTTTTATGACATTTCGCCTCAGGCGCCCGTACATTTTTTGGTGATACCGAAGACGCATATAAAAGATGCGAACGCTCTAAACGCCGAAAATGCAGACGTTGTGGCTCACGCTTATGTGAAGATAGCCGAGATAGCAAAGACGCTTGGCATAGCAGAGGACGGATATCGTATAGTTAACAACTGCGGCAAGAACGGACAGCAGAGCGTCGCACATCTTCATTTTCATGTTTTGGGCGGCCGCATGATGAAATGGCCTCCGGGCTGA
- the alaS gene encoding alanine--tRNA ligase — protein sequence MEYMGLNEIREKFLSFFESKDHLRLKSFPLVPINDKSLLLINSGMAPLKPYFTGEKTPPSKRVTTCQKCIRTPDIERVGKTARHGTFFEMLGDFSFGDYFKKEIIPWAWEFCTDVMKLPVEKLYVTVYENDDEAYELWNKKIGIPAERIVRLGKDDNFWEIGMGPCGPCSEIYFDRGEENGCGKPDCKPGCDCDRYVEFWNLVFTQFDSDGAGNYAHLEHPNIDTGMGLERMACIVQGVDNLFEVDTIRRVIDHVARLAHTEYKKDSVKDMSIRVITDHIRSVTFLVSDGVLASNEGRGYVLRKLLRRAARHGKILKIEGTFLSDLCETVISESGEAYPELIEKRDFIKKVIRMEEERFIETIDSGMALLDSMIAEMQKSADPKKKHIFSGDTAFKLYDTYGFPLDLTREILEEKGIVVDEVRFEELMEKQREMGRANRAAMDDVSWSANSMSDIGDDIDFRFVGYDTFASDAKVAVMLKDGQRTDVAQDGDSVLVVLDTTPFYAEGGGQVGDVGIINAPNGVLTVRDTKKTALGIHVHICTVSEGTVFKDDAVRAIVDKDTRLKTMRNHSVTHIMQKALKETLGDHITQSGSYVDQYRTRFDFTHFSPVTKEELRKVERRVNEIIMEGLPITFSYMSIDEAKAIGATADFGEKYGDVVRVVNMGDYTIDLCGGTHLDNTAKVGLFKIVSEASVAAGTRRIEAVTGTNVLEFLQRAEQEIEDAAQLLKTTPTDLVLRAHQVVQEMKDNSKIIEKLSSRIANMQIVDMLNVSKDVKGVNVVAAKLDDVDMETMRMMGDAAKERVPNGVAVMSTVKDGKISFLCVCGKDAVKSGAHAGKIIKAVATICGGGGGGRPDSATAGGKDVSKLEEALEAVNNIVSDMIK from the coding sequence ATGGAATACATGGGGCTTAACGAGATAAGAGAAAAATTTCTTTCGTTTTTTGAAAGCAAGGATCATTTAAGGCTCAAAAGCTTTCCGCTCGTGCCGATAAACGACAAGTCGCTGCTTTTGATCAATTCGGGCATGGCGCCCTTAAAGCCGTATTTTACCGGTGAAAAAACGCCGCCTTCAAAGCGCGTTACCACCTGTCAGAAGTGCATACGCACACCCGATATCGAGCGCGTTGGCAAAACGGCGCGCCACGGCACCTTCTTTGAGATGCTGGGCGACTTTTCCTTCGGAGATTACTTTAAAAAAGAAATAATCCCGTGGGCATGGGAGTTCTGCACGGACGTTATGAAGCTGCCTGTAGAAAAGCTTTATGTGACCGTATATGAGAACGACGACGAGGCCTATGAACTTTGGAACAAAAAGATAGGCATCCCCGCAGAGCGCATCGTGCGCCTCGGCAAGGACGACAACTTCTGGGAGATAGGCATGGGCCCCTGCGGACCGTGCTCGGAGATATATTTTGACCGCGGAGAGGAAAACGGATGCGGCAAGCCCGACTGCAAGCCCGGCTGCGACTGTGACCGCTATGTGGAGTTTTGGAATCTCGTGTTTACGCAGTTCGATTCGGACGGAGCCGGCAACTATGCGCATCTTGAGCATCCTAATATTGACACAGGCATGGGCCTTGAGCGTATGGCCTGCATAGTGCAGGGCGTGGACAACCTTTTCGAGGTAGACACGATACGCCGCGTAATAGACCACGTTGCGCGCCTTGCCCATACGGAATACAAAAAAGACTCCGTTAAGGATATGTCCATCCGCGTTATCACCGACCATATAAGAAGCGTCACTTTCTTAGTAAGCGACGGAGTGCTCGCATCCAACGAAGGACGCGGATACGTTTTAAGAAAGCTTTTAAGACGCGCCGCAAGACACGGCAAGATCTTAAAGATAGAAGGCACGTTCCTTTCCGATCTGTGCGAAACGGTCATTTCGGAGTCCGGAGAGGCTTATCCCGAGCTTATCGAAAAGCGCGACTTCATAAAGAAAGTCATCCGCATGGAGGAGGAACGCTTTATTGAGACGATAGACTCGGGCATGGCGCTGCTTGATTCGATGATAGCCGAGATGCAAAAAAGCGCTGATCCCAAGAAAAAGCATATCTTCTCCGGCGATACGGCGTTCAAGCTTTACGACACCTATGGCTTCCCGCTCGATCTCACGCGTGAGATACTTGAGGAAAAGGGTATCGTAGTTGACGAAGTGAGATTTGAGGAGCTCATGGAGAAGCAGCGCGAAATGGGACGCGCGAACCGCGCGGCAATGGACGACGTAAGTTGGAGCGCAAACTCCATGTCGGATATAGGCGATGATATAGATTTCAGATTCGTAGGGTACGATACGTTTGCCTCCGACGCAAAGGTAGCCGTAATGCTCAAGGACGGCCAAAGAACTGACGTGGCACAGGACGGCGACAGCGTACTCGTAGTGCTTGATACGACTCCGTTCTACGCCGAAGGCGGCGGACAGGTGGGCGACGTGGGCATCATAAACGCACCTAACGGCGTACTCACCGTTCGCGACACGAAAAAGACGGCTCTCGGCATTCACGTTCACATCTGCACCGTAAGCGAGGGAACTGTGTTTAAGGATGACGCGGTGCGCGCCATTGTCGATAAAGACACGCGTTTAAAGACGATGAGGAACCACTCGGTAACTCATATTATGCAAAAGGCATTAAAGGAAACTCTGGGCGATCATATTACACAGTCGGGCTCGTATGTCGATCAGTATCGCACGCGATTTGACTTTACTCACTTCTCGCCTGTTACGAAGGAGGAGTTAAGAAAAGTTGAGCGCCGTGTAAACGAGATAATAATGGAAGGTCTCCCCATAACTTTCTCATATATGAGCATAGACGAGGCAAAGGCCATAGGTGCGACGGCCGATTTCGGCGAGAAATACGGCGATGTGGTTCGCGTTGTAAATATGGGCGATTATACGATAGACCTCTGCGGAGGCACACATCTCGACAATACAGCGAAGGTAGGCCTTTTCAAGATAGTATCCGAGGCGTCTGTTGCGGCGGGAACGCGCCGTATCGAGGCCGTTACCGGCACTAACGTGCTTGAATTTTTACAGAGAGCCGAGCAGGAAATAGAAGACGCGGCTCAGCTTCTAAAGACTACTCCCACCGACCTCGTTTTAAGAGCGCATCAGGTAGTGCAGGAGATGAAGGATAATTCCAAGATAATAGAAAAACTTTCGTCGCGTATAGCGAATATGCAGATAGTAGATATGCTCAACGTGTCGAAGGACGTTAAGGGCGTAAACGTGGTTGCGGCGAAGCTTGACGACGTGGACATGGAGACGATGCGAATGATGGGCGACGCCGCAAAGGAGCGCGTTCCAAACGGAGTTGCAGTAATGTCCACCGTGAAGGACGGCAAGATAAGCTTCCTTTGCGTATGCGGCAAGGACGCCGTTAAGAGCGGCGCTCATGCGGGCAAAATAATAAAGGCCGTGGCGACGATATGCGGCGGCGGAGGCGGCGGACGCCCCGACAGCGCGACTGCAGGCGGCAAGGACGTCTCAAAGCTTGAAGAAGCGCTTGAAGCCGTAAATAATATAGTTTCGGATATGATAAAATAA
- a CDS encoding 2-hydroxyacyl-CoA dehydratase: MIYTACKYAPGELFSGFLETASRLDPAPASFSCADGCSHPNMCGFAKAVIEEVNEKKVRELVITDCCDAMRRTFDVLLGEELSFIYFLPLPHKTGRGETAMLSAELKKLKNAYEKYSGKCFSWERAWEACKENIKDKEDAREYVSVSGAHGGSALIAQTRAVMPDIYIKDDTCSGDRTWRASAFKECSPKNEEEFFLCYARLLLTGPAPCMRMLDIKARARYDTGIKGIIYHTMKFCDYYSFEYADIRGRAGVPILKIETDATPQASGQLKTRIEAFGETLGLNNMKKTDTLAARASARFVAGLDSGSTSTDAVIMDKDKNIVGSAVIETGMSATKSAREALSAALSEAGISENELLLVVATGYGRDFIDIKKQTMTEITCHARGAAYLFPGARTVIDIGGQDSKIIRIDEGGNVQGFVMNDKCAAGTGRFLEMQARALGLSLAEMSRMGLRWRNEVKISSMCTVFAESEVVSLVAKDTAVEDIIHGLNESVASKTESLITRAQGKPGFAMTGGVSKNTGVVECLEKRLGQKISVSPRSQLCGAIGAALIGWSEFLEK, encoded by the coding sequence ATGATCTATACTGCCTGTAAATACGCGCCGGGGGAGCTTTTTTCGGGTTTTTTAGAGACGGCAAGTCGTCTTGACCCCGCGCCTGCGTCTTTTTCCTGTGCGGACGGTTGCTCCCACCCGAACATGTGCGGCTTTGCAAAGGCCGTAATAGAAGAGGTGAACGAAAAAAAGGTGCGAGAGCTTGTCATAACGGACTGCTGCGACGCGATGAGAAGGACATTTGACGTGCTGTTAGGCGAGGAACTTTCGTTTATATATTTTCTGCCGCTGCCCCATAAGACGGGCAGGGGGGAAACGGCCATGCTTTCGGCAGAGCTTAAAAAACTGAAAAACGCATATGAAAAATATTCGGGCAAATGCTTTTCATGGGAGCGCGCATGGGAAGCCTGTAAAGAAAACATAAAAGACAAAGAAGATGCGCGCGAATACGTAAGCGTTTCGGGCGCGCACGGCGGCAGCGCGCTCATAGCGCAGACGCGCGCCGTAATGCCCGATATATACATAAAAGACGACACATGCTCTGGAGATCGGACATGGCGCGCCTCTGCCTTTAAAGAATGCTCGCCGAAAAACGAGGAAGAGTTCTTTTTATGTTACGCAAGGCTTCTTCTTACCGGACCGGCGCCGTGTATGCGTATGCTCGACATAAAAGCGCGCGCTCGTTACGACACGGGCATAAAGGGTATAATATACCACACGATGAAGTTTTGCGACTATTACAGCTTTGAATACGCCGACATAAGGGGGCGCGCAGGCGTTCCGATTTTGAAGATCGAAACGGACGCGACGCCGCAGGCTTCGGGACAGCTTAAAACGCGCATAGAGGCCTTCGGTGAAACGTTGGGGTTAAATAATATGAAAAAGACGGACACACTCGCCGCGCGCGCGTCCGCGCGCTTCGTTGCGGGGCTTGATTCGGGTTCAACAAGCACCGACGCAGTCATAATGGACAAGGACAAAAATATAGTCGGAAGCGCCGTGATCGAAACGGGAATGTCTGCGACAAAGAGCGCAAGAGAGGCGCTTTCGGCGGCGCTGAGCGAGGCGGGCATATCGGAAAACGAGCTTTTGCTTGTTGTTGCAACGGGCTACGGCAGGGATTTTATCGACATAAAGAAGCAGACCATGACGGAGATAACATGTCACGCGCGCGGCGCGGCATATCTTTTCCCCGGCGCGCGCACAGTAATAGACATAGGCGGCCAGGACTCGAAGATAATACGGATAGACGAGGGCGGAAACGTGCAGGGATTTGTGATGAACGATAAGTGCGCAGCCGGCACGGGAAGGTTTCTTGAGATGCAGGCGCGCGCCCTTGGGCTTTCGCTCGCCGAGATGAGCCGCATGGGGCTTCGGTGGAGAAACGAGGTCAAGATATCGAGCATGTGTACCGTATTCGCGGAATCCGAGGTAGTAAGCCTCGTTGCCAAGGATACCGCGGTCGAGGATATAATACACGGACTAAATGAATCTGTAGCTTCTAAGACCGAGAGCCTTATAACGCGCGCACAGGGCAAGCCGGGATTTGCAATGACGGGCGGCGTTTCTAAGAATACAGGAGTTGTTGAATGCCTTGAAAAGCGGCTTGGTCAAAAGATCTCCGTATCGCCGCGTTCGCAGCTTTGCGGAGCTATCGGCGCCGCGCTCATAGGCTGGTCGGAGTTTCTTGAAAAGTAA
- a CDS encoding 2-hydroxyacyl-CoA dehydratase, translated as MADIIETFGGFVERQIPKRPLFARRLLLTAYRAYGWKLKHIPNKNLGAAKNYLGALCMDFIVSPLSHPEAQVLTSMFTPCEVFFAMGLYPMCAEQYSTYTNGAGAEQVFVRTAENAGISETYCSYHKILTGAAVSGVMPKPAAIVNTSLACDANNLTFRKAAELFSAPQFYIDIPYEPCEEAVCYVADQMKDMTAWLEDITGRKADLNKLNEALALSRETVRTMHEVMALRKDRYISAELTSELYEALLMHNALGRPGTLTYARMLKEDFLNSKVRPGKKIIWMHTNPFYQKTAKTIFDYSRDPWIMITELCYDSLIDMDDCDPYRAMARRVVYNYYNGPISRRIEKAADTARALEADGVILFCHWGCKETCGAAALIEKALTDAGIPTLVLNGDGVDRRNNSDGQLKTRIGAFLEMLEERR; from the coding sequence ATGGCGGATATAATAGAAACTTTCGGAGGTTTTGTAGAACGGCAGATACCGAAGCGTCCGCTTTTTGCAAGGCGGCTTTTGCTTACGGCGTACCGCGCCTACGGATGGAAACTGAAGCATATTCCCAATAAGAACCTCGGCGCGGCGAAAAATTATCTCGGCGCGCTCTGCATGGACTTTATAGTGAGTCCGCTTTCGCATCCCGAAGCCCAGGTGCTTACTAGCATGTTCACGCCGTGCGAGGTGTTTTTTGCAATGGGGCTTTACCCCATGTGTGCGGAGCAGTATTCGACATATACGAACGGCGCAGGCGCAGAGCAGGTATTTGTAAGGACGGCAGAGAATGCAGGCATATCGGAGACGTATTGCTCTTATCATAAGATATTGACGGGCGCTGCGGTAAGCGGCGTTATGCCTAAGCCCGCTGCCATTGTGAACACTTCGCTTGCCTGCGACGCGAATAATCTTACGTTCAGAAAGGCGGCCGAGCTTTTTTCGGCGCCTCAGTTTTATATCGACATACCCTACGAGCCGTGTGAAGAGGCCGTTTGTTACGTGGCGGATCAGATGAAAGATATGACGGCGTGGCTTGAGGATATAACGGGCAGGAAAGCCGATCTTAATAAGCTGAACGAAGCTTTAGCGCTTTCGCGCGAAACTGTGCGCACGATGCATGAGGTCATGGCTTTAAGAAAAGACAGATACATTTCCGCCGAGCTTACGAGCGAGCTTTATGAGGCGCTCCTTATGCATAATGCGCTTGGGCGTCCCGGGACGCTTACATATGCGAGGATGCTTAAAGAGGACTTTTTAAACAGCAAAGTAAGACCCGGAAAAAAGATAATTTGGATGCACACAAATCCGTTTTATCAAAAAACGGCGAAGACGATATTCGACTACAGCCGCGACCCGTGGATAATGATTACCGAGCTTTGCTACGATTCGCTTATAGACATGGACGACTGCGACCCGTACCGCGCCATGGCAAGAAGAGTAGTATATAACTATTATAACGGACCGATATCGAGGCGCATAGAAAAGGCGGCGGACACGGCGCGCGCGCTCGAGGCCGACGGAGTGATACTCTTCTGTCACTGGGGATGCAAGGAAACGTGCGGCGCCGCCGCGCTTATTGAGAAGGCGCTTACGGACGCGGGCATTCCTACTCTTGTTTTAAACGGCGACGGAGTGGACCGACGCAACAATTCCGACGGACAGTTAAAAACGAGGATAGGCGCATTTTTGGAGATGCTGGAGGAACGCCGATGA
- a CDS encoding U32 family peptidase: protein MKRPELLAPAGSFEKLKAAVRYGADAVYVGGTDFGLRAASKNFSDSELKSAVEYCHERGKKLYVTVNIIARNDDIERLPAYLSLLNEIKPDALIIADIGVMSLAKKYAPDVPIHVSTQANATNYMSALEYYKLGASRVILARELSLREIKQMHEKLPKELELEAFVHGAMCISYSGRCHLSNYMAARDGNHGECAQPCRWKYFLMEEKRPGEFYEVFEEENGAFILNSKDLNMIEHIPKLIDAGISSFKIEGRVKTEYYVATVVNAYRQAIDAYCADPEGYVFDKRLLREVLKVSHRAYHTGFFFGHPKESGQVYESSSYIREYEVAAVVEKDSSAGALASCTQRNKFKKGDRLEILTPGRTGEEFTVSEMYNENGETIEAAPHPTMALSLRIPFDVKAGDMLRRQK, encoded by the coding sequence ATAAAAAGACCCGAGCTTCTTGCTCCGGCAGGGAGTTTTGAAAAGCTCAAGGCCGCCGTAAGATATGGCGCCGACGCCGTTTACGTCGGCGGGACCGATTTCGGGCTTCGCGCCGCGTCGAAGAATTTTTCCGATTCGGAGCTTAAAAGCGCGGTAGAGTACTGCCATGAGAGAGGAAAGAAGCTCTACGTAACGGTAAACATAATAGCAAGGAACGACGATATAGAAAGACTTCCCGCATATCTTTCGCTTTTAAACGAGATAAAGCCGGACGCGCTCATAATTGCAGATATAGGGGTAATGAGCCTTGCGAAAAAATATGCGCCCGACGTGCCGATACATGTAAGCACTCAGGCGAACGCGACGAATTATATGTCCGCGCTCGAGTATTATAAGCTCGGCGCTTCCCGCGTTATACTTGCTCGGGAGCTTTCGCTTCGCGAGATAAAACAAATGCACGAAAAGCTTCCGAAAGAGCTTGAGCTGGAGGCGTTCGTTCACGGCGCGATGTGCATATCGTATTCGGGAAGATGTCATCTTTCAAATTATATGGCGGCGCGTGACGGCAATCACGGCGAATGCGCGCAGCCGTGCAGATGGAAGTATTTCCTCATGGAGGAGAAGCGGCCGGGAGAATTTTATGAGGTATTTGAGGAAGAAAACGGCGCGTTTATCTTAAACTCGAAGGACCTTAACATGATAGAGCATATACCAAAGCTTATAGACGCGGGCATATCGAGCTTTAAGATAGAAGGGCGCGTAAAAACGGAGTACTACGTCGCAACCGTGGTAAACGCTTATCGTCAGGCGATAGACGCGTACTGCGCCGATCCCGAAGGATACGTTTTCGACAAAAGGCTTTTAAGAGAGGTCTTAAAAGTAAGTCACAGAGCATATCACACAGGCTTTTTCTTCGGACATCCGAAAGAGAGCGGCCAAGTGTACGAATCGAGCTCATATATACGCGAGTATGAAGTGGCGGCCGTGGTGGAGAAAGATTCGTCTGCCGGAGCGCTTGCATCATGTACGCAGAGGAACAAATTCAAAAAGGGCGACCGACTTGAGATCCTCACCCCCGGGCGCACGGGAGAGGAGTTTACGGTAAGCGAAATGTATAACGAAAACGGCGAGACGATAGAGGCCGCGCCGCATCCAACTATGGCGCTTTCTTTGCGCATCCCGTTTGACGTAAAAGCGGGAGACATGTTAAGACGGCAAAAGTAA
- a CDS encoding O-methyltransferase: MNITYDYIDEYISSLYSEENRLINEIIKFARERHIPVVCDAAALMLKFLCARERPARILEVGTAVGCSALMMYYASGSDPKIVTIERNEDMAALAKENIERAGLSGRIEIIIADAHEALSMQSGEFDFIFMDAAKGQYLSFLPDVLRLLSPSGLLVCDNVLIRGMVANDALVPHRHKTMTVNMRAFIDKIKLDPTLDFALLSVGDGMLLCQKKR; encoded by the coding sequence ATGAATATAACTTACGATTATATAGACGAGTATATCTCCTCGCTTTACAGCGAGGAGAATCGTCTGATAAATGAAATAATCAAATTTGCCAGAGAGCGTCATATACCGGTGGTGTGTGACGCTGCCGCTTTAATGCTTAAATTTTTATGTGCCAGAGAGAGGCCCGCGCGCATACTCGAGGTGGGCACTGCGGTGGGATGCTCCGCGCTTATGATGTATTATGCGTCGGGCTCTGATCCGAAGATCGTTACAATAGAGCGAAACGAGGATATGGCCGCGCTGGCAAAGGAGAATATCGAGCGGGCAGGGCTTTCAGGGCGCATAGAGATAATAATAGCAGACGCGCACGAGGCGCTTTCGATGCAGAGCGGCGAATTCGACTTTATTTTTATGGACGCGGCGAAGGGACAGTATTTAAGCTTCCTTCCCGACGTTCTTAGGCTGCTTTCGCCTTCGGGACTTTTGGTCTGCGACAATGTGCTCATTCGAGGTATGGTGGCAAACGATGCGCTCGTGCCTCACAGGCATAAGACTATGACTGTGAATATGCGCGCTTTTATTGATAAGATAAAGCTCGATCCGACACTTGATTTTGCGCTTTTGTCAGTCGGGGACGGTATGCTGTTATGCCAAAAGAAGAGGTGA
- the mltG gene encoding endolytic transglycosylase MltG, with product MSDQKQEYPRGDAPRRPRNEYYPQAKKGNITRPRNEYYPTSTGETKIRPRNESGMPTAPKSARTEDMPEKKPVSKKKSSFSDIFKSSDDKKKQKAKTAAPRRSVTETKKKSTAARSYGTSGYSEEKTQTAPQKKLTAKEAQAIRRAQSVKSASKASYTAAGSTQTAPRNASASRSSIDSYLDTYNKTSDWLDEKKRDEEQRKAEQKARKEAKRQRDLEKKAKEKSEKKAEKARARASKKEDEGKRKSAGELLNELRSKKDKKESQEKVNTEGKRKRKTGLKLVQAVVVRSLIYLVIAGIISAFIISVANDAFGLTKVDTTEIEVTIPDGASTKDIAKILHKNKLIKYEFAYVLYAKMTKEDGTAKFGDFILSYDMTYDNIMTTLKRGPFSETNPDDIRILIPEGYECDQIIDLLVSNGLGTRETFEDVINNHDFGYNFIDRIPADRQGYRLEGYLFPDTYIFSKTEGEISIIRRMLLNFDRKITVDLYDRMNELGYSLDETITLASIIEREAGTLSDMPLISSVFHNRLNSDYRYLESDATLQFVIGERKDIVSYEDTELDNPYNTYQYAGLPPGPIASPGLAAIKAALYPEDTNYFYFVARGDGTSMFAETYEEHQRNVTVASRTWGN from the coding sequence ATGAGCGATCAAAAACAAGAATATCCGAGAGGAGACGCTCCCAGAAGGCCGAGAAACGAATATTATCCTCAAGCTAAGAAGGGAAATATCACTCGGCCGAGAAATGAATATTATCCCACGTCCACCGGCGAAACGAAAATAAGACCGAGAAATGAAAGCGGAATGCCGACTGCGCCGAAAAGCGCGCGCACAGAGGACATGCCCGAAAAGAAGCCTGTCTCAAAAAAGAAGTCTTCGTTTTCGGATATATTTAAAAGTTCCGATGACAAAAAGAAGCAAAAGGCGAAAACAGCCGCGCCCCGGCGCAGCGTGACAGAGACTAAAAAGAAGAGCACAGCCGCAAGATCTTACGGCACATCGGGCTACTCGGAAGAAAAGACGCAGACCGCGCCGCAAAAAAAGCTGACTGCGAAGGAAGCGCAGGCAATAAGGCGCGCGCAATCCGTAAAGAGCGCGTCAAAAGCTTCATACACGGCGGCGGGGAGCACGCAAACCGCGCCGAGAAACGCATCTGCGTCACGTTCAAGCATAGACAGCTATCTCGACACATATAACAAAACGTCAGACTGGCTTGACGAGAAAAAAAGAGACGAAGAGCAAAGGAAGGCCGAACAGAAGGCAAGAAAAGAGGCCAAACGCCAGAGAGACTTAGAAAAAAAGGCCAAAGAAAAAAGCGAAAAAAAGGCTGAAAAGGCTCGCGCTCGAGCATCAAAAAAGGAAGACGAAGGCAAAAGAAAAAGCGCGGGAGAGCTTTTAAATGAGCTGAGATCAAAAAAAGATAAAAAAGAATCTCAGGAAAAAGTAAATACAGAGGGAAAAAGAAAGCGTAAGACGGGACTAAAGCTTGTTCAGGCGGTAGTCGTAAGGTCGCTTATATATCTTGTTATCGCAGGCATTATATCGGCATTCATCATAAGCGTCGCAAACGACGCGTTCGGTCTTACAAAGGTCGATACGACGGAGATAGAGGTGACCATACCGGACGGAGCCTCGACGAAGGATATAGCTAAGATACTGCATAAGAACAAGCTTATAAAATACGAATTTGCATACGTGCTGTATGCGAAAATGACGAAAGAGGACGGCACGGCGAAATTCGGAGACTTTATACTTTCATACGATATGACGTACGATAATATAATGACGACCTTAAAACGCGGTCCCTTCTCCGAAACAAATCCGGATGACATAAGGATCCTTATCCCGGAGGGCTATGAGTGCGATCAGATAATCGACCTGCTCGTAAGCAACGGGCTCGGCACGCGGGAGACTTTCGAGGACGTTATAAACAATCACGATTTCGGATATAACTTCATAGACAGGATACCTGCCGACCGTCAGGGATATCGCCTTGAGGGATATTTGTTCCCCGATACATATATCTTCTCGAAAACAGAGGGAGAGATCTCGATAATAAGAAGAATGCTTCTTAACTTCGACAGAAAGATCACTGTAGATCTCTACGACAGAATGAACGAGCTCGGATATTCGCTCGACGAAACGATAACGCTGGCGTCGATAATCGAGCGCGAGGCGGGCACACTGTCGGATATGCCGCTCATTTCGTCGGTATTCCATAACAGACTCAATTCCGATTACAGATATCTCGAGTCCGACGCTACGCTCCAGTTCGTAATAGGCGAGAGAAAGGACATAGTATCGTATGAGGATACGGAGCTTGACAATCCTTACAATACATATCAGTATGCGGGACTGCCGCCCGGACCGATAGCATCGCCCGGTCTTGCGGCGATAAAGGCTGCGCTCTATCCGGAGGATACGAATTACTTCTACTTCGTTGCACGCGGAGACGGAACGAGCATGTTTGCCGAAACGTATGAGGAGCATCAGAGGAACGTCACCGTCGCAAGCAGAACGTGGGGAAATTAA